One Setaria viridis chromosome 7, Setaria_viridis_v4.0, whole genome shotgun sequence genomic region harbors:
- the LOC117863220 gene encoding uncharacterized protein, which translates to MADCFPPEADDLHRRWLPREIFADIGIVDTEAASDAPTEADAVGVEELAAQLAGILGGGSKVCPLAPPPPPPTPAPSVAAPRHGAQVCGLEGSVAVTCGGTNAAGGGAAVSWPFVPYPSAHWQGASNLMNLGGVLDYYYSAFPPAPPCPVPPPANLRGGTGVFIPRTACTLLPTSAKGGIATRAWPGTGRPATGWKQEWQQNETTPQKPLPLPKTPQEEKATGAALQACPPRPELALPQDWSYR; encoded by the exons ATGGCGGACTGCTTCCCGCCCGAGGCCGAcgacctccaccgccgctggcTGCCCCGGGAGATCTTCGCTGACATTGGGATCGTCGACACCGAGGCCGCCTCTGACGCCCCGACCGAGGCCGACGCCGTCGGTGTCGAGGAGCTCGCGGCGCAACTCGCCGGCATCCTCGGCGGCGGGAGCAAGGTATGCCCGCttgcccctccgccgccgccgccgaccccggcgCCGTCCGTTGCCGCCCCTCGCCACGGCGCGCAG GTCTGCGGGCTGGAAGGGAGCGTCGCGGTGACCTGCGGCGGGACCaatgctgccggcggcggcgcggcggtgtcGTGGCCGTTCGTGCCGTACCCGTCGGCCCACTGGCAG GGCGCGAGCAACCTGATGAACCTGGGCGGCGTGCTGGACTACTACTACTCGGCGTTCCCCCCGGCGCCGCCCTGCCCCGTACCGCCGCCGGCGAACCTTCGCGGCGGTACGGGCGTGTTCATCCCGCGCACCGCGTGCACTCTCCTCCCGACCTCGGCCAAAG GCGGGATAGCGACAAGGGCGTGGCCTGGGACTGGCAGGCCGGCAACGGGGTGGAAGCAGGAATGGCAGCAGAACGAGACGACTCCCCAgaagccgctgccgctgccgaaGACAccacaggaggagaaggcgactGGCGCGGCGCTGCAGGCCTGCCCACCGCGCCCAGAGCTGGCGCTGCCCCAGGATTGGAGCTACCGCTGA
- the LOC117865507 gene encoding NDR1/HIN1-like protein 1: protein MSKDCGNHGDDDLRRSCRRLLAILLFLAFLVAIIALIVYLVLRPTHPRFFLQDASLRQLDLSNGSSNVLSTTLQVTVASRNPNDRVGVYYDRLDVYASYKYQQITVAASLPPVYQGHGDVDVWSPVLAGPSVPFAPYLADALSQDCQAGYLILQVKIDGRVRWKVGSWISGHYHLFVTCPAFLVTNGGNGAPGASGFKFQTTTTCHVEV, encoded by the coding sequence ATGAGCAAGGACTGCGGCAaccacggcgacgacgacctccGGCGCTCGTGCCGGCGCCTCCTGGCCATCCTCCTGTTCCTGGCCTTCCTCGTCGCCATCATCGCGCTCATCGTCTACCTGGTGCTCCGCCCCACGCACCCGCGCTTCTTCCTGCAGGACGCGTCCCTCCGGCAGCTCGACCTCTCCAACGGCTCCTCCAACGTCCTCTCCACCACGCTCCAGGTGACCGTCGCCTCCCGCAACCCCAACGACCGCGTCGGCGTCTACTACGACCGCCTCGACGTCTACGCCTCCTACAAGTACCAGCAGATCACCGTCGCCGCATCGCTCCCGCCGGTCTACCAGGGCCACGGCGACGTCGACGTCTGGTCCCCGGTCCTCGCGGGGCCCAGCGTCCCCTTCGCGCCCTACCTCGCCGACGCGCTCAGCCAGGACTGCCAGGCGGGGTACCTCATCCTCCAGGTCAAGATCGACGGCCGCGTCAGGTGGAAGGTCGGCAGCTGGATCTCGGGACACTACCACCTCTTCGTCACATGCCCGGCCTTCCTCGTCACCAACGGCGGCAACGGCGCGCCGGGGGCCAGCGGATTTAAGTTCCAGACCACCACCACATGCCACGTCGAGGTCTAG
- the LOC117863118 gene encoding uncharacterized protein, with protein MVRRSLPFRAAMDGGRATALWLVLVASAIVSASSSGEASANGQPATPTGPDTNVLCVSKCGYPSLPSPTGQGKGGRPSNYYYFFTAAGSRSSCAGASAYALVLLMLVSVVANLQ; from the coding sequence ATGGTGAGGAGGTCTCTTCCGTTCCGTGCGGCGATGGATGGAGGGAGGGCGACGGCGCTGTGGCTGGTGCTGGTGGCGTCCGCGATCGTGTCGGCGTCCTCCAGCGGCGAGGCTTCGGCGAACGGCCAGCCCGCGACGCCGACCGGGCCGGATACGAACGTGCTGTGCGTGAGCAAGTGCGGGTACCCGTCGCTGCCGTCGCCGACGGGGCAGGGAAAGGGCGGGCGGCCCAGCAACTACTACTACTTCTTCACCGCCGCGGGGAGCCGGAGCAGCTGCGCCGGGGCGAGCGCCTACGCGCTGGTGCTCCTGATGCTGGTGTCCGTGGTTGCCAACTTGCAGTGA